A window from Ignavibacteriota bacterium encodes these proteins:
- a CDS encoding uracil-DNA glycosylase, which produces MNRKELIIEALKDQKEIFGDNLFENIKFEIKLSKQSIPKIKEKTEFYMPTNSLFENFSECKTLESLNDSIHECQKCPLGRTRTNFVFGSGNPNAEVMIIGEAPGADEDKQGLPFVGRAGKLLTDILKAINFEREEVYIANILKCRPPNNRNPLPFEMTECTPYLYKQIDLIQPKAILLLGLIAAGSLLNSKESLTKLRGNIFDFNGIKTMVTYHPAALLRNPNWKRGCWEDVQKFRKLYDSLK; this is translated from the coding sequence AGCATTAAAAGATCAAAAAGAGATTTTCGGTGATAATCTTTTTGAAAATATTAAATTTGAAATAAAATTATCAAAGCAGTCAATTCCAAAAATTAAAGAGAAGACCGAATTTTATATGCCGACTAATTCCCTTTTTGAAAATTTTTCCGAATGTAAAACTTTAGAAAGTTTAAATGATTCAATCCATGAATGTCAAAAATGTCCACTTGGAAGAACAAGAACAAATTTTGTTTTTGGATCCGGAAATCCGAATGCTGAGGTTATGATTATTGGAGAAGCTCCCGGCGCAGATGAAGATAAACAAGGTCTACCGTTTGTTGGAAGAGCTGGTAAACTTTTAACTGATATTTTAAAAGCAATAAATTTTGAAAGAGAAGAAGTTTACATTGCAAATATTTTAAAATGCCGACCACCGAATAATAGAAATCCGCTTCCTTTTGAAATGACTGAATGCACTCCTTATTTGTATAAACAAATTGATTTAATTCAACCCAAAGCAATTCTATTGTTGGGATTAATTGCTGCCGGAAGTTTGCTAAATTCCAAAGAAAGTTTAACAAAATTGCGCGGAAATATTTTTGATTTTAACGGAATAAAAACAATGGTTACATATCATCCTGCTGCATTATTAAGAAATCCAAATTGGAAAAGAGGATGTTGGGAAGATGTTCAAAAATTTAGAAAACTTTATGATAGTTTAAAATAA